From the genome of Jannaschia sp. S6380:
GAGCCCTTTTCGGGGTTGGACAACCGCTTGCGCGACGAGATCCGCGACGCCACGCTGAGTGTCCTGAAGGAGGAGGGGACGGCCGTCCTTCTGGTCACGCACGAGCCCGACGAGGCGATGCGTATGGCCGACGAGGTTGCGCTCATGCGCGACGGGCGGATCGTGCAGAAGGCCGCGCCCTACAACATCTACAACGCGCCCGCCGATCGCGAGGCGGCGGCGTTCTTCAGCGATATCAACGTTTTGAATGGCGAAGTTAATGGCGCGTTGACGCATACGCCCTTCGGGCAGTTCCTGGCGCCCGGCCTGCCAGATGGGACGGAGGTCGATATCGTCTTCCGCCCGCAGCATGTCCGCCTGGATTTCGATCGTGGTGGCCGTGGTCCGGCACCCACGGCGGCCGAGGGAACCCCTGCGCGCGGCACCGTCGAACGGGCGCGCTTCATGGGCAAGGAAAGCCTGGTCGAGTTCCTGATGGACGACGGCACCAGCCGCGTGACGGCCACGGTGCCCGCGGTCTTCCTGCCGGTCGCGGGCAAGGTGATGTGGCTGTCGATCCGGCGCGAACGCTGCTTCGTGTTCCCGCGCCGTTGAACGGACCCGAAGAGGCAACGCCGAAGGCCGCCCCGGGGCATCGGGGCGGCTTCTGGCAGTGGACGTGATTTCACCGTGGGCCGGGCGTCAGCCGCCCCAGCTGCGGACCTTGCCGCAATCGACATGGGTAAATCCGGAACGGGAGTAGCGACCGACGCCACCTGCCGAACAGGAGGCCGCGGCGCGCGCGACCTGGCTGACTGAACGCGAGGAAAGCCGGACGTCAGCCGCCTGGCCCTGCAGGTGCAGCGAGTTGCGCGCGACGCCGCCCGAGCGGGACCGGAGCATCGCGTTGGTCGCAGGGGAGCGGTAGCCGGACAGCAACATGAACGGCTCGGACGTATCCACAAGGCGATGCGTGGCGGCGATGATGTCCAACGTGCGGTTGTCGATGGCCCTCACCTCGTTCCGGCGCCAATCGCGGAAGAAGAAGTTCACCTCGTGCAGGGCCTCGCGGACGTAGCGCCCCTCGACCCAATAGATGGTGTCCATGGTTTCGCCCGTGCGGGCGTTGTGCATCCGGATGCGCCGGATGTCGCCGCCTCCGCGCAGGAAGCCGGCCGCCTTGGAATAGGTCGGCGCGGCTGCGACGACGGTCGCCGCGAATGCGCCGAGAATACCACGCCGAGTGATCGACGTGCCTCCAATGTTCTGATCAGTCACGATATGCCCCGTTCACTGTACTTGGACCGTCTCTGCGGCCTCAGGTGTCTCATCCCCATGTGACGCGCCCGGTGTGTCATAAATTTGGCGATTCTCTAACGTTGTTGCCGCGTTTGAACCTGTTGGGCAGATTTTCGCCAATCGGTTCCCCGCGACCCGTCCGACCATCCTGTTGCCGCCTTGCCTAAAACGCGCTTCTTTAGATTTCGTGAATGGACTTGGCCCGGTCCGGCGTTACGGTTCAGGCAACCGTCGTCGCTCCGGATATGTTGTTATGCCGCCACGTTTTCCCTCGCTCGTCCTTGCCGCGCTGCTGATCTTCGGGACGCCGGCGATGTCGGCGCCGCTGGTCACGCCGTTCCAGCAGGCCTTGGCGCAAGCTGCTGCCGAGGACGATGCGGTCGCGGCGTTCTATCGCGCGCGCTCCTTCGCCCCGATCTGGATGGGCGACGAAGCGGACGGCCAATGGGGACCGGCGGACCGGCGCGAAGCGTTCCTCCGGGTGCTGAGCCAGGCCGACCGGCACGGTCTGCCCAAGGGCCGGTATGACGCAGATGCGATCCGCGCAGAATTCGCCGCCGCGAACGACGCCGCCGCCCGCGGTGCCCTCGAGGTGGCGATGACGCGTCGCTTCCTGCGATTTGCGCGGGACATCGGGACCGGCATCCTGGACCCGAAGCGCGTCGACCCGACCATCGTCCTGGATGTCCCTGCACCGGACCGGACGGAATTGTTGCATGCGTTCACGGATGGAAACCCGCACGACATCGTCCGCTCTCTGGCGCCGACCTCGCCGCACTATGCGCGCCTGCTGCGCGAGCGGATGCGCCTGGCCGAGATGGCGACCAAGGGCGGCTGGGGTGCCCCGGTCGCTGATGTCACCTTGCGGCCCGGAGCCGAAGGGCCGGCGGTCGTGGCCCTGCGTAACCGTCTTATCCGAATGGGTTATCTGCACATGTCGCCAACCGCGCGCTATGGCGCGGCGATGGAGGCGGCGATCCGTGCGTTCCAGATCGATCACGGGTTGACGCCGGACGGCGAGGTCGGCCCCGCGACGATCGCGGCCCTGAACGTCCCGATCGAGGACCGGATGGCGCAGATCCTGGTCGGGCTGGAACGGCAACGCTGGATGAACAAGCCGCTGGAGCCGCGACACATCCTGGTGAACCTGGCCGAACAGCACGCCTATGTCGTCGACGATGGCAAGGTGACCTTCGACACCGTCGTGGTCGTGGGCGCCGATACGCCCGACCGCCGCACGCCCGAGTTCAGTCACACGATGACGCATATGGTCGTGAACCCGAGCTGGTACGTGCCGCGATCCATCACCGTGAACGAGTATCTACCGGCGTTGAAACGCGGCGGCGCGCGGCATCTGGAGGTTTATTCGCGCAGTGGACGGGTGAACCCGAACAACGTCGATTTCAGCCGCTACAATGCTCGCAACTTTCCCTTCAGCCTGCGTCAGCCGCCGGGGCCACGCAACGCGCTGGGGCGGGTGAAATTCATGTTCCCGAACCGCTGGAACATCTATCTGCATGATACGCCGTCGCGCAGCCTGTTCGCCCGCGACCTGCGGACGTTCAGCCATGGCTGCGTGCGCGTCGCGGACCCGCTCGAGCTGGCATATCACCTGCTGGCACCGCAGACCGACACACCACGTCAGGATTTCGACCGCGTGCTGCGGTCCGGGGCCGAACGGCGCATGAACCTGGAACAGCCGATCGGCGTGCACATCGTCTACTGGTCGGCTTGGGTGACGCCCACGGGGCGCGCCAACTATCGCGGCGATCCGTATGGTCGGGATGTCCGTGTGCGCGATGCGCTGCGGGCGGCCGGGGTGGAACTGGGCGCATCGCGCAGCTAAGTGACGGGCCGGGGTGTCCATCCCCCGGAGGTTGCAGATGTTCACGGTTCTACAGATCGCGGAGGCACTGGGCCGTCCGGTCGAAGGCGACGGCACGCTGCGCTTTCGCCGGGCCGCCGAACCTGGCGCGGCGGGCCCCGATGACCTGGCGCTGGCGATGTCGCCGGCCTATGCCGATGCGCTGACGCGGGGAAAGGCCCGCGCGGCCGTCCTGTGGGAGGGGGCGGACTGGCGGGCCATGGGGCTCGATGCGGCGATCCTGGTTCCGCGGGCGCGGCTGGCAATGGCGGGCATCACGCAGGCGCTGGATCCGGGGCCGACCATCGAACCCGGCATCCACGCCACCGCGATCCTGGGCGACGGGGTCGAGATCGGACCCGACGCCGCCATCGGTCCGTTCACCGTCATCGGCGCCGGCGCCCGCATCGGCCCCCGCGCGCGCATCGTCGGGCAGGTCACGATTGGAGAGGGCGTGCAGCTCGGCGCCGACGCGTTGCTGATGTCGGGCGTGCGGCTGGGCGCGCGGGTGCGGATTGGCGACCGGTTCACGGCGCAGCCCAACGCGGTCGTGGGCGGCGACGGGTTCAGCTTCGTCACCCCCGAGGAGTCGGCCGTCGAACGTGTGCGCAAGACGCTGGGCGATCCGGGCGAGATCCGGGAACAGAGCTATGTCCGCATTCACTCGCTGGGGGCGGTCCAGATCGGCGACGATGTCGAGGTCGGAGCCTGCAGCACGATCGACCGCGGCACCGTGGCCGACACCGTGATCGGGCGGGGCACCAAGATCGACAACCTGGTGATGGTCGGCCACAACAACCGCGTGGGCGAGAACTGTCTGTTCTGCAGCCAGGTCGGCATCGCCGGCGGGACGGTGATCGGCAACCGGGTCGTGCTGGCCGGCAAGGTCGGGGTCAACGACAACATCACCATCGGCAACGACGTCGTGGCCGGCGGGGGCAGCAATCTCTACACCCGCGTGGGCGATGGCGAGGTCGTGCTGGGCTCGCCCGCGGTGAAGATGGAGACGAACATGGCGATGTATCGGGCGCTTCGGCGCCTGCCGCGCGCGCTCGAACAGCTGGGTGCGCTGCGCAAGTCCGTTGCCGGATTGCGGCGGGACGCAGGCCATGACGACTGACATCCGCACCCGCGTTCACGCCATCCTGGCCGAGCAGGCGATGGTCGCACCCGGCGACGTGACCGACGACCAGTCGCCGGCCGATCTGGGCATCGACAGCATGGGCCTGGTCGAGACAATCTTTGCCATCGAGGAGGCGTTCGACATCGAGGTGCCATTCAACGCGAACGAACCCGACAAGTCGGATTTCGACATCTCGACCGTCGGGGCCATCGTTTCGGCGGTCGAGCGGCTGGTGGCCGAACAGCACCGATGAGGCGTGTCGTCGTCACGGGCGCCGGCACCATCAACGCGCTGGGCGCCGATGTCGGGCAGACCCTGGCCGCGTTGCGCAAGGGGCGTTCGGCCATCGGTCCGCTGGATATCCGCGATGCCGACCGCCTGGCCATCCGGATCGGCGCGCAGGTCCAGGACTATGACGAGGCGGCGCATTTCAACCGCCAGCAGATCGCGCTCTTCGACCGCTATACCCAGTTCGCGCTGTTGGCGGCGGGGCAGGCGCTGTCGCAGGCCGGCCTGTCTTTCACCGGCGAGTTGGCGGCGCGTTCGGGTGTTATCCTCGGAACCTCCGGCGGCGGGCTGAACACGCAGGACGAGAACTATCGCGTCGTCTACGAGGAGGGTAAGAACCGCGTCCATCCCTTCGTCGTGCCGAAGCTGATGAACAACGCCGCGGCCGCGCATCTGTCGATGGAATACAACCTGAAGGGGCCGTCCTTCACCGTGGCCACCGCCTGCGCCAGCAGCAACCACGCGATCGGGCAGGCGTTCCAGTTCGTGCGCGGCGGCCTGGCCGACGTGATGGTCACCGGTGGGGCCGAGGCGATGCTGTGCTTCGGCGGCGTAAAGGCGTGGGAGGGACTGCGCGTCATGTCGCGCGACACCTGCCGCCCGTTCTGCGCCACCCGTTCGGGCATGGTTCAGGGCGAAGGGGCCGGCATCTTCGTGCTGGAGGAATACGACCACGCCCGCGCCCGGGGCGCGGAGATCCTGGCCGAGATCGCAGGCGTGGCGATGACCTCCGACGCGTCGGACATCGTGATGCCCTCGCGCCAGGGGGCCGAACGGGCGATGTCGGGTGCGCTACGCGACGCACGGCTGGCCACGACCGATATCGGCTACATCAACGCGCACGGGACCGGGACTGCGGCCAATGACAAGACGGAATGCGCCGCCGTGGCCCATGTTTTCGGGCCGCATGCGGATCGTCTGGCAATCAGTTCCACAAAATCGATGCACGGGCACTGCATCGGCGCGACCGGCGCGATCGAGCTGCTGGCCTGCATCATGGCGCTGCGCGAGGGCGTGATCGCCCCCACGGCAAACTGGCGCGAACCCGACCCGGAATGCGCGCTCGACATCGTACCGAACACCGCGCGCGAGGCGCGCGTTGGGGCCTGCCTGTCGAACGCCTTCGCCTTCGGCGGGATGAACGCGGTCCTGGCGCTGCGCGCCGTCTAGACCGCGCGCGGCCTTATTCGCCGTTGGTTGCCTCGACCGCAGCGAGACCGGCGGTGAACCCCGAAAGGGACATCTCCAGCTCTGCGCGCTGATCGGGTGCAAGGGCCGGGACGACCACCAGCGTCGCCGAGGCCCCGCGCTTGAGCGCGGCCACGTCCGCGGCGGTAAAGCCCATCCGCGAATAGCACCCGGACTGATCGCAGAAGCTGAAGGGGTAGCGGCGTGTCTGACCGCCGTCGATGGTCATCGTCACCTGTGCCGTCAGCAGCGTCTGCAACGGCGTCAGGACCGTCGCGCCGGCGACGATCTCGCCCCCGTCGGGCAGGTCGAAGACGTTGACATCGGCGGTGGGATTGCCCTGCTGGTCCGCCAGCCGCTGGTAGAGCTGGCAGGGATCGTCCTGCCCTTCCGGCGCCTTGAGGCAGCGCACTTCCCAGTCGCCATGTTCCTCGCGGATGTAGATTTCGGGGCCGCCTCCCAGGGCCGCGCCGACGCTTTCCCCCGTGGTCAGATCGCCGCCCGGCGCGCTGGGGGCAGGGGCCTCCGCCGCGGGTGCCTCCGCCGCCGGGGCCTCGGCCGCCGGAGCCTCGGCCGGGGCGGCCTCCTCGGTGGCTTCGTCTGCCGTGGCGTCGGCATCCTGCGCAAAAGCCGGCAGCGCCAGCGTCAGCGACAGGGCGATGGCCGTGGAAATTCGGGTCGGGGAAGCAAGCAAGACGTCTCTCCTGTTCGATAAGTCGCGATGCGGTCTAGCACGGGTCCCCGGGGTTGTGCAGAGGCGAAGGAGGCGGTTCGCGGCGTTGCGCGCGGCCTTTTGCCGAACATGAAAAAGGGCCCCTGAAAAGGCCCTTTCCCATGGTCTTTTTTCTCTCCCCGTCGGACTGGCCGACTTGATGGGCGGACCCTAAGCAGCGCCTGCCAAACCGTCAACAGCCTATTTTGCAGTGGGTTCGTGTCCGGCATGCCGGATCGGGCAGCGGCGATCCGAAGGCCGGTCGCCGGCGCGCGCGGCCCGCCACACGGGCCTGTGCGCGCCGGTTCGGGGCTGCTATTGCGGACCAGGGTCGAGGACCTGTGAACGGGGGGACGGAATGGACGACGGCACGACGGGGATTTTCATGGGCGGCGGGGGTACGGGCTATGCCACGCCGCAGCACCTTCGGTTCGACTATGCGAACCGGCACGGGTTGATCGCGGGGGCGACCGGCACCGGCAAGACGGTCACATTGCAGATCATGGCGCAGGGGTTCGCGGACGCGGGCGTGCCGGTATTCCTGTCCGACGTGAAGGGCGACCTGTCCGGCCTGGCACGGCCCGGATCGGCCGATCAAAAGCTGCACGGCGCCTTCACCGAACGGGCCGACAAGATCGGGCTGGATCTTGTCTACGAGGCGGCGCCGGTCGTGTTCTGGGACCTGTGGGGCGAGACGGGCCATCCGGTTCGCGCGACGGTGTCCGAGATGGGGCCGCTGCTGCTGTCGCGTCTGCTGGACCTGTCGGACGCGCAGGAGGGCGTGCTGAACATCGCCTTCCGGGTCGCAGACGAACAGGGGCTGGCGCTTCTCGACCTCAAAGACCTGCAGGCGCTGCTCGTCTGGGTGGGCGAGAACCGGCGGGAGCTGTCCTTGCGCTACGGCAACGTGTCGACCGCTTCGGTGGGCGCGATCCAGCGCCGGCTTCTGACACTGGAAGGGGAAGGGGGCGCGCTTCTTTTCGGCGAACCCGCGCTGGAGCTTTCGGACCTGATGCGGCGCGACGACGACGGGCGGGGGATCGTGAACATCCTGTCGGCGGATCGCCTCATGTCCTCGCCCCGCCTCTATGCGACGTTCCTGCTGTGGCTGCTGTCGGAACTGTTCGAGCAACTGCCCGAGGTGGGTGACCCGGACAAACCGAAGCTCGTCTTCTTCTTCGACGAGGCACATCTGCTGTTCGACGATGCACCCAGGGCACTGGTCGAGAAGGTCGAGCAGGTCGCGCGGTTGATCCGCTCCAAGGGGGTGGGGGTCTATTTCGTGACCCAGAACCCCGATGACATCCCCGAGGACATTCTGGGCCAGCTCGGCAACCGCGTTCAACACGCCTTGCGCGCCTTCACCGCCAAGGACCGGCGCGCGCTTCGGCAGGCTGCGCAGAACTATCGCGAGAACCCCGATTTCGAAATCGAGGATGCAATTCGCGAGGTCGGCGTGGGCGAGGCGGTCACGTCGTTTCTGGAACGAAAGGGCATTCCGGGCGTGGCACAGCGCACGTTGATCCGGCCGCCGGCCTCGCAGCTCGGCCCGATCACCGCGGCGGAGCGACGGGAGGTCATCGCCGCCTCGCCCCTGGCCGGGCGTTACGACGATACGGTCGACCGCGAGAGCGCGTTCGAGATCCTGGCGCGACGCGCCGAGGCGGCCGCAAGGGACGCCGCCCGGGCCGAGGCCGAAGAGGAAGAGGCCGAGACGGCAGCGCGCGAATACAAGGCCGGCCGTCGCTATACTGGCGGGCGGGTCAGTCGCTCGACCTCCCGATCCCGGCGCACCGATAGCGTGGGTGAGGCCTTTGCCAAGTCGCTGGCGCGGTCGCTCGGCTCCAAGGCCGGGCGGTCCATCGTGCGGGGCGTTCTGGGCGGGCTCTTCCGGGGGCGGTGAGGTCGCGCCCGGCGCTTGCGGGATGCCGGCCCGGCACGCAAGATCGGGTCATGAACCACGAGGTGACCAACCAGCCGCCGCCACTCCCCGACCTGGATCTGCTGGCCGGGGACGCGGTCCTGCGCGAGGGGCTGGAGCAGGCGGGCGTTCCAGATTCGCGTGGCTTGGCAATCGCCGCCGGGCGGGCGGCCGCGCGGGATGACGCGCGTCTGGCCAACGAGAACCCGCCACGCTTGCGCACCCATGACCGGTACGGCCACCGCATCGACGAGGTGGAGTTCCATCCGGCCTATCACAACCTCATGCGGCAAGGGGTGGAAGGGCGTGTGGCATCGGCCGCCTGGGATGGAGAGGGGCGGGTGGGTCATCTTGCAAGGCTCTACCTGATGACGCAGGCCGATGCGGGCGTCGTGTGCCCGATGTCGATGACGCATGCCGCGGTCGCTGCGCTGCGCATCGCGCCCGACCTTGCCGCCGAATGGGAGCCCCGCATCCGCGCCGCGCGCTATGATCCCCGGCACCTGCCCGCCGCCGCAAAACTCGGCGTGACGCTGGGCATGGCTATGACCGAAAAGCAGGGCGGCTCGGACGTGCGCGCCAATACGACGCGCGCCGAACGGACGTCGGAGGGCTACGTTCTGGAGGGCCACAAGTGGTTCTGTTCTGCGCCGATGTCTGACGCGTTCCTGACGCTGGCACAGGCCGAAGGCGGGCTGACATGCTTTCTGGCGCCGCGGATCCTGCCCGACGGCACGCGGAACGGCATCCGCATCCAGCGCTTGAAGGACAAGCTGGGCGACCGATCCAACGCCTCGGCCGAGATCGAATATCACGGCACCCGGGCGGCCCGTCTGGACGAGGAGGGCCGGGGCATCGCGGCGATCATCGCGATGGTGCAGGAAACCCGGCTGGACTGCGTGGCCGGATCGGCCGGCGGCATGCGCGCGGCGCTGACCGAAGCATTCTGGCACGTCCGACACCGGCGCGCGTTCCAGAAGGCGCTGATCGACCAGCCGGCGATGCGGATGGTGATCGCCGACCTTTGCCTGGAGGTCGAGGCATCGACGCGCCTGGCCCTATGGCTGGCCACCCTGATGGATGCGGGCGATCCGCTTGCCCGGATCGCGGTTCCGGCGGCCAAGTTCTGGGTCTGCAAGCGGCAGGTCGGCGTCGTCCACGAGGCGTTGGAGGCACATGGCGGCGCGGGCTATGTGGAGGAAGCGCCGATGGGCCGCCTGTTCCGCGCCTCGCCCCTGAACGCGGTCTGGGAAGGGTCGGGCAACGTCATCGCCTTGGACCTGCTGCGCGCCTTGGAGGACGAGGCCACGGGGGCGGCGCTGTCGGATCTGATGGCGGACATGCGCGGGTGCGACCGGCATCTGGATGACCATCTCTCCGGGCTGTCGAAAAACCCGGCGCCGCACGACGCGCGGCTGTTCGCCGAAGATCTGGCCCTGGCACTCCAGGCGCGCGCATTGTTCGAGACGCCGGCGTTCGAGGCGTTCTGTGCCGCGCGGTTGGCCCGGCGCGGATCGATCTATGGGGCCGTCACCTTGCCCGGGGCGGACGACCTGCTGGCGCGGGCGATGCCGCAACCGGTCTGAGGGGCTTATCCCGGTAGGTGCGCGTTCATTCCCACTCGATGGTCCCAGGCGGTTTCGACGTGATGTCGTAGGTCACGCGATTGATGCCCGGGACCTCGTTGATGATGCGGGTCGCGGTCTCGCCCAGGAACTCGTGGGTAAACGGATAGTAATCGGCGGTCATCCCGTCGACCGAGGTGACGGCGCGCAGTGCGCAGGCGAAATCATAGGTGCGGCCGTCGCCCATGACGCCGACGGTGCGAACGGGCAGGATGGCGACGAAGGCCTGCCAGATTTCGTCATAGAGGCCGTGGCGCCGGATCTGATCGATATAGACGGCATCGGCGCGGCGCAGGATGGCCAGCTTCTCGCGCGTGATCTCTCCGGGGCAGCGGATGGCGAGGCCGGGGCCGGGGAAGGGGTGGCGGCCGATGAAGCTGGGGGGCAGGCCCAGCTCGCGGCCCAAGGCACGCACCTCGTCCTTGAAGAGCTCGCGCAGCGGCTCGACCAGCTTCAGGCCCATCTTCTCGGGCAGGCCGCCGACATTGTGGTGGCTCTTGATCGTGACAGAGGGTCCGCCCGCGAACGACACGCTCTCGATGACGTCCGGATAAAGCGTGCCCTGGGCCAGGAACTCGGCGCCGCCGACCTCGCCTGCGTGCTTCTGAAAGACGTCGATGAAGAGGCGGCCGATGGTCTTGCGCTTTGTCTCGGGGTCGCTGACGCCGTCGAGTGCGCCGAGGAAAAGCTCCTGCTCGTCGGCGTGGATCAGGGGCATATTGTAGTGGTCGCGGAACATGGTCACGACCTCCTGCGCCTCGCCCTGACGCAGCAGACCGTGATCGACGAAAACGCAAGTGAGCTGATCGCCGATCGCCTCGTGGATCAGGACGGCGGCAACGCTGGAATCGACACCGCCGGACAGCCCGCAGATGACCTTCGCGTCGCCCACCTCTTCGCGGATGGCGGCGATCGCCTGCTCGCGGTAGCCGGACATGGTCCAGTCGCCGGCGAAGCCCGCGATGCGGACGAAGTTCTCGTAGAGCTTGGCGCCCCTAGGGGTGTGATGCACTTCGGGGTGGAACTGCATGCCGTAGAAGTTGCGCGACGTATCGGCGACGACGGCGAAGGGTGCGCCGGGCGACGTGGCATAGACCTCGAACCCCGGGGCCAGGCGGCTGACGTGGTCGCCATGCGACATCCAGACCTGTTCGCGTCCCGTCGCCTCCAACCCGTCGAACCAGCCTTCCAGAAGATCCAGCCGGGCCTCGGGCGCGACGAAAGCGCGGCCGAACTCGGCGGTGCCCTCGCCGCGCACGACCTCGCCGCCCAGCATCTGCATCATCACCTGCTGGCCGTAGCAGATGCCCAGGATCGGCACACCCAGTTCGAAGATCTCGGCCGGCGGCCGCGGAGAGTTCGCATCGGGAACCGAGGCGGGTCCGCCGGACAGGATGACCGCGCGTGGCGCGAAATCGGCCAGAAACTCCGGCGTGACCTGCTGGAACGGGTGGATCTCGCAATAGACGTTCAACTCGCGCAGGCGGCGCGCGATGAGCTGCGTGACCTGGCTGCCGAAGTCCACGATGAGGAGGCGCTGGTGCTGATCGGGAATGTCCATGGCCGGCGGCTTACGCGGCAGCGGGACGGGGGGCAAGATCCGCGGATGTCGCCTTTCGCCCCTTCGGGCCGCAAACGCACCGCCGGAAGGGTCGGTCGCGGGCTAGCCAAGGCCCAACGGAGCGAAGGAAGGGGCCGGGCATGTCGGAAGGCGCGCGCAGGGGTGGACGACGGGGCGGAGGCGGCGCGGCGCGTCGTGCCGAACGGACGAGCGGCAAGATCGAACAGGCCCGCTTCATCACGCGGAACATTCCGGACCTGGAACTGCTGGATGACGAGGCCCTGTCCATCATCGAAGCGCAGGCCGACATCGTTCTGGGAGAAATCGGCGTCTCATTCCCCGAGAACCCCGAGGCGCTGAAGCTCTGGCGCGAGGCCGGGGCCGACGTCCAGGGCGACCGCATCCGTCTGCCGAAGGGTCTGGCGCGCAAGCTGTGCGAGACCGCCCCGTCGAAATTCGAGCAAATCGCCCGCAATCCCGAGCGTGCGGTGGAGATCGGCGGCCGGAACCTCGTTCTCGCGCCCGTCTACGGCCCGCCCTTCGTGCGAGACGCGAGCGGACGCCGCTATGCCACCATCGCCGATTTCGAGAAGTTCGTGAAACTGGGCCACATGTCGAAATGGCTGCACCATTCCGGCGGAACGGTATGCGAGCCGACGGACCTGCCGGTGAACAAGCGCCATTACGACATGCTGATGGCGCATATGACGCTGACGGACAAACCGTTCATGGGATCGGTGACCGAGGCGAGCCGGGCACGCGACTCGATCGAGATGTGCGACATCCTGTTCGACCAGGGCGACGGCAAGGGGCTGGACGGGCGCACGGCGCTGGTCAGCCTGATCAACATCAACTCTCCGCTGACCTTCGATTCGATCATGATGGGCGCGCTTGAGGAATATGCCCGCGCAAACCAGGCGGCGATCATCTCGCCCTTCATCGTGGGCGGGGCCATGGCGCCGGTCTCGGTCGCGGGAACGCTGGTCCAGGTACTGGCCGAGGTGATGACCGGCGTGGCCTATTCGCAGTTGGTCCGTAAGGGCGCGCCCGTAATCTTCGGCGCCTTCGTCACGTCGATCGACATGAACTCCGGCGCGCCGACATTCGGCACGCCCGAAGCGGCGCAGATCACCTACGGCGCCGGTCAGCTGGCGCGGCGGCTGGGGCTGCCCTATCGCAGCGCGGGCTCGTTCAACGGATCGAAGCTGCCGGACGCGCAGGCCGCCTATGAGACCGCGAACAGCCTCAATGCGGGGCTTCTGGCGGGGGTGAACTTCATGCTCCATTCCTGCGGCTGGCTGGAAGGCGGGCTGGTGGCCGATTTCGAGAAGTTCGTGATGGATGCCGACCAGCTCGGCGTTCTGCACAAGCTGGCCGAGGGGATCCGGGTCGACGAGGACACGCTGGCGATGGACGCGCTGCGCGAGGTCGGGCCGGGGGGGCACTATCTGGGCTGCGCCCACACGCAGGCGAACTTCAAGACCGCGTTCTGGAAATCCGGGCTTCTGGACTACAAGCCGTTCGAGACATGGGTGGACGAAGGCGGGCGCGACACCCGCGCGCTGGCGTCGGCCCGGATCGACAAGCTGTTGGCTGACTATGAGGAGCCAACGCTCGATCCCGCTGTCCGCGGCGCGCTGATGGATTACGTCGCGGCGAAGAAAGCGTCGATGCCCGACGCCTTCATGTAAGAACGGTCAAACCTGGCGAAACGCATGGGCCTCGGCCAGCAACGCGACCAGGATGTCGACATGCCGGGCGAGGCTGTAGTTCTTGTCGGCGGTCTTGCGTCGCCGCTCCAGCGCGGCCTCGATCGGCAGCAACTTCTCGAGGGCCGCCCGCGGCGACGCGGGGATGGCCACGCGCAGCATGCGACGAAGATCGCGGCGGCGCTCGTAATTCGCAGTGCCGTGAGACGCGGCCGCGACCAGAAGGCCGGGGCGGCGGAGGGCGCTGAGTTCATGGGTGATCTGGCACATGGGGCACATCCTTTCGATCCGTTTTTCCAAGCGGATCTTGCGC
Proteins encoded in this window:
- a CDS encoding DUF6477 family protein gives rise to the protein MCQITHELSALRRPGLLVAAASHGTANYERRRDLRRMLRVAIPASPRAALEKLLPIEAALERRRKTADKNYSLARHVDILVALLAEAHAFRQV
- a CDS encoding trimethylamine methyltransferase family protein; its protein translation is MSEGARRGGRRGGGGAARRAERTSGKIEQARFITRNIPDLELLDDEALSIIEAQADIVLGEIGVSFPENPEALKLWREAGADVQGDRIRLPKGLARKLCETAPSKFEQIARNPERAVEIGGRNLVLAPVYGPPFVRDASGRRYATIADFEKFVKLGHMSKWLHHSGGTVCEPTDLPVNKRHYDMLMAHMTLTDKPFMGSVTEASRARDSIEMCDILFDQGDGKGLDGRTALVSLININSPLTFDSIMMGALEEYARANQAAIISPFIVGGAMAPVSVAGTLVQVLAEVMTGVAYSQLVRKGAPVIFGAFVTSIDMNSGAPTFGTPEAAQITYGAGQLARRLGLPYRSAGSFNGSKLPDAQAAYETANSLNAGLLAGVNFMLHSCGWLEGGLVADFEKFVMDADQLGVLHKLAEGIRVDEDTLAMDALREVGPGGHYLGCAHTQANFKTAFWKSGLLDYKPFETWVDEGGRDTRALASARIDKLLADYEEPTLDPAVRGALMDYVAAKKASMPDAFM